A genomic window from Tolypothrix sp. PCC 7910 includes:
- a CDS encoding ABC transporter substrate-binding protein — protein sequence MKVAQIIGKLGIWWEQKLRLGIKPTLLCLFVITLCLTFVNSGCSLGQNQSFKPLRVGITSWAGFDIVRYAQPSGIFKQRGLEVELVQFDNQQDSSRAVLRGGLDAAFVSFWDVMQVDPGNDQPVVLMTTNISAGADGIVAHPKIKSVADLRGKKVGAKLGTVNHLILLEALKAHQIKPSEVQIRDFSNDVASEKIRKGEIDAAVLWEPMLGETAKSIKGNVIHTTKQVDSLVIDILMSSDSLVKTKKAELKQFILAWFDVMHAVETQPTKVFDTVAQKLGQNGKSFASDYAGLKKGDITLNKRMFAADGRLNEAKVEIVRLLQADPRHGRVIRQDVDINTALVNEAMTGWKL from the coding sequence ATGAAAGTTGCTCAGATTATTGGCAAATTGGGTATCTGGTGGGAGCAAAAGCTGAGGTTAGGTATCAAGCCTACCTTGTTGTGTTTGTTTGTAATCACCTTGTGCCTTACCTTTGTGAACAGTGGCTGTAGTCTTGGACAAAACCAATCTTTTAAACCGCTTCGGGTTGGAATTACAAGCTGGGCAGGATTTGATATTGTACGCTATGCTCAACCCTCTGGAATCTTCAAACAGCGAGGGCTAGAAGTTGAGTTGGTGCAATTTGATAACCAGCAAGATTCCAGTCGGGCTGTACTCCGAGGTGGACTAGATGCAGCATTTGTTTCTTTCTGGGATGTGATGCAAGTTGATCCCGGCAACGATCAGCCAGTGGTATTAATGACAACCAATATCTCTGCAGGAGCAGACGGAATTGTTGCCCATCCAAAAATTAAATCCGTTGCAGATTTGCGCGGTAAAAAAGTTGGGGCAAAGCTAGGAACTGTCAACCATTTAATTTTGCTGGAAGCGTTGAAAGCCCATCAAATCAAGCCTTCTGAAGTTCAAATCCGAGATTTCTCCAATGATGTAGCATCTGAGAAAATCAGAAAAGGTGAAATTGATGCTGCTGTGCTGTGGGAACCGATGTTAGGAGAGACTGCCAAGAGTATTAAGGGGAATGTAATTCACACCACAAAGCAAGTGGACAGTCTGGTGATTGATATCTTGATGTCTAGTGACAGTTTAGTCAAAACAAAAAAAGCAGAGCTCAAGCAATTTATACTAGCTTGGTTTGACGTAATGCACGCTGTTGAAACGCAGCCGACAAAAGTTTTTGACACTGTAGCACAAAAACTAGGGCAAAATGGTAAGTCTTTTGCCAGTGATTATGCTGGGTTAAAAAAAGGGGATATTACTTTAAATAAACGGATGTTTGCTGCAGACGGTCGTCTTAATGAGGCAAAGGTAGAAATTGTACGACTGCTGCAAGCAGATCCGCGTCATGGTCGAGTGATTCGGCAAGATGTAGATATTAATACCGCACTTGTCAATGAAGCTATGACAGGATGGAAGTTATGA
- a CDS encoding sigma factor-like helix-turn-helix DNA-binding protein — protein MREYLGAFRPLVSLEKRVGEEQEMELQEIIPSDSISIDELFTQECLREDLAKLLASLKPLQREVLILRYGLDSDRQLTAQKVAQQLNISPEKVR, from the coding sequence ATGCGGGAATATCTAGGGGCATTTCGTCCGTTAGTGTCTTTAGAAAAGCGTGTAGGCGAAGAGCAAGAAATGGAACTCCAAGAAATCATACCTTCAGATAGCATTTCTATTGATGAGCTTTTTACCCAGGAGTGTCTGCGTGAAGACCTCGCAAAGTTGTTGGCATCTCTTAAACCTCTCCAAAGGGAAGTTTTAATTCTGCGATATGGATTAGACAGCGATCGCCAACTAACTGCACAAAAAGTTGCACAACAGTTAAATATCAGTCCCGAAAAAGTACGCTAA
- a CDS encoding sigma-70 domain-containing protein produces the protein MHLTEKFVQIRKVRRELSQKLGRRASTEEIAQVIGVEPQ, from the coding sequence GTGCATTTGACTGAAAAATTTGTTCAAATTAGAAAAGTACGGCGAGAACTATCCCAAAAACTGGGTCGAAGAGCGAGTACTGAAGAAATTGCACAAGTTATAGGGGTAGAGCCTCAATAG
- a CDS encoding CHAT domain-containing protein: MPSFAKYNLSFFLGSYLFINVVTITSLAVGLTPHKTGIKISQNTDSTAAHKAFNEAEKLRQQGTVESLKQAIAKYEVALGLYRAVGDKLGEALTLNNIGFAYSALGEQSRAVEYYTQALPLMRSSSYGGGSTRGGRNLSGESFVLTNIGTIYDSLDDKQKALAYYQQVLPLMQRMGEMNGEAQIFNNVALIYDSLGEKQKTLDYLNRALPIWRELGDRSGEAFTVNSIGVVYDSLGDKQQALKYYNQALTTSLAAGDRSKEAIALNNIGLVYNSLGEKQKALEYLNKALPLRRALGDRTGEAQTLNNIGLVYDDLGEKQQALTHYQQVLSIWREVKSRSGEALTLNNIALAYNDLGDKQKAIAYLQQALPLWRIVGHYSGEALTLKNIAFLERGRGNLSASLSQIEAAIKIAESLRTKVASPQLRASYFATVQDYYEFYIDLLMQLHQTNPSQGYASKALEASERSRARSLLDVLNEAGADIRNQDNLQGEFLVAQERKLQQQLSAKEQQRVQILSGEYTQAQKTAIETEITNLLTEYQNIQDQIRATSPRYAALTQPQPLTLSQIQQQVLDDNTLLLQYSLGEERSYLWAVTKKGITSYELPKRADIEALTKRFQQEELVPAHQRIRKSQNAKASLSLSKILLQPVAKLLGNQRLVIVADGALQYIPFAALPTPASTNAQDAREYLIVNHEIVSLPSASTLAVLRKETAHRKTPPKTVALIADPVFSVDDERLHTTVKSAQNQNSDVQALALSRAALEADVNLSRLTFTRTEAEAIIALLPQNQSKKVLDFAASRNLATSSELAQYQIVHFATHGILNSKNPELSGIVLSLFDQHGNPQNGFLRLHDIYNLNLPVELVVLSACQTGLGKEIKGEGLVGLTRGFMYAGAPRVVVSLWDVQDQATSELMKRFYQKMLTQKLKPAAALRAAQIEMLKEKQWKVPYYWAGFILQGEWN; this comes from the coding sequence ATGCCAAGCTTTGCCAAATACAATCTCAGTTTTTTTCTCGGTAGTTATTTATTTATTAATGTAGTTACTATAACATCATTAGCCGTAGGGTTAACTCCACACAAGACAGGTATAAAAATTTCCCAAAATACAGATAGCACAGCAGCACACAAAGCATTCAATGAGGCTGAGAAACTACGCCAACAAGGAACAGTAGAATCGTTGAAGCAGGCGATCGCTAAATATGAAGTGGCATTAGGTCTTTACCGGGCGGTAGGCGATAAGCTAGGTGAAGCCCTGACTTTGAATAATATTGGTTTTGCTTACTCAGCTTTAGGAGAACAAAGCAGAGCAGTAGAATATTATACTCAAGCATTACCATTAATGCGGAGTTCATCCTATGGTGGTGGCTCAACTCGTGGAGGTAGAAATCTTTCAGGAGAATCCTTCGTCCTTACCAATATAGGTACTATCTATGATTCTTTAGATGATAAGCAAAAAGCATTGGCATACTATCAGCAAGTTCTCCCCTTAATGCAACGTATGGGAGAGATGAATGGGGAAGCACAAATCTTTAATAATGTTGCTCTCATTTATGATTCTTTAGGGGAAAAGCAAAAAACCCTTGACTATCTTAATCGAGCCTTACCAATATGGCGAGAGTTGGGCGATCGCTCAGGGGAAGCTTTCACAGTCAATAGTATTGGTGTTGTGTATGATTCTTTAGGTGACAAGCAACAGGCGCTGAAGTACTACAATCAAGCCTTAACCACATCTCTTGCTGCTGGCGATCGCTCTAAAGAAGCTATTGCTCTCAACAATATTGGTTTAGTCTATAACTCTCTAGGCGAAAAGCAAAAAGCACTAGAATACCTCAACAAAGCCTTACCATTGAGACGTGCGCTAGGCGATCGCACAGGGGAAGCCCAAACCTTAAATAATATTGGTTTAGTCTACGATGATTTAGGTGAAAAACAACAAGCACTTACTCACTATCAGCAAGTTCTGTCCATTTGGCGTGAAGTTAAAAGTCGGTCTGGCGAAGCTTTAACTCTTAACAACATTGCTTTAGCCTACAATGACTTGGGAGATAAGCAAAAAGCAATAGCATATCTCCAACAAGCACTACCTTTATGGCGTATAGTCGGACACTATTCTGGAGAAGCTCTTACCCTCAAAAATATTGCTTTTTTAGAAAGAGGTAGAGGAAATCTATCAGCTTCTCTCAGCCAAATTGAAGCAGCAATAAAAATTGCCGAATCATTGCGGACTAAAGTTGCTAGCCCCCAACTAAGAGCTTCCTACTTTGCTACAGTACAGGATTATTATGAGTTTTACATTGACCTGCTGATGCAGTTACATCAAACTAACCCATCACAGGGTTATGCTAGCAAAGCATTGGAAGCTAGCGAAAGAAGTAGAGCCAGAAGTCTACTCGATGTTCTTAACGAAGCTGGTGCTGATATTCGCAATCAAGATAATCTTCAGGGGGAGTTTTTAGTAGCGCAAGAGCGCAAGTTGCAACAGCAACTCAGCGCCAAAGAACAACAGCGAGTTCAAATCCTCAGCGGTGAATATACTCAAGCTCAAAAAACAGCCATAGAAACAGAAATTACTAACCTACTAACTGAATATCAAAACATTCAAGACCAAATTCGCGCCACCAGTCCCCGCTATGCGGCTTTAACCCAACCCCAACCCCTTACTTTGTCACAGATTCAACAACAAGTATTAGATGACAATACATTACTATTGCAATACTCATTAGGTGAAGAACGCAGCTATTTGTGGGCAGTTACAAAAAAAGGAATTACTAGCTACGAATTACCCAAACGTGCTGATATTGAAGCATTAACAAAGCGTTTTCAGCAAGAAGAATTAGTTCCCGCACACCAGAGAATTAGAAAATCTCAAAATGCTAAAGCATCTTTATCTTTGAGTAAAATACTCTTACAACCAGTAGCAAAATTATTAGGAAATCAGCGATTAGTCATTGTTGCTGATGGGGCATTGCAATATATTCCGTTTGCCGCTTTACCTACTCCTGCCTCCACTAACGCACAGGATGCAAGAGAATATTTAATCGTTAATCATGAAATTGTTAGTTTACCTTCAGCTTCTACATTAGCGGTATTAAGAAAGGAGACTGCTCATAGAAAAACCCCTCCTAAAACTGTGGCTTTAATTGCTGACCCTGTTTTTTCTGTTGATGATGAGCGATTGCATACTACTGTTAAATCTGCTCAAAATCAAAATTCAGATGTTCAAGCACTAGCGTTATCTAGAGCGGCTTTGGAAGCGGATGTTAATCTCAGCAGATTAACTTTTACGCGCACGGAAGCCGAAGCAATTATTGCTTTGTTACCACAAAATCAAAGCAAAAAAGTCTTAGATTTTGCTGCTTCTCGCAATTTAGCTACCAGTTCAGAATTAGCACAATATCAAATTGTGCATTTTGCTACTCATGGCATTCTTAACAGCAAAAACCCAGAATTATCAGGAATTGTACTATCGCTCTTTGATCAACATGGCAATCCTCAAAATGGTTTCTTACGATTGCATGATATTTATAACTTAAATCTGCCAGTCGAATTAGTGGTGCTTAGTGCTTGCCAAACTGGACTTGGTAAGGAAATTAAAGGTGAAGGATTAGTCGGTTTAACTCGCGGTTTTATGTATGCTGGTGCGCCTCGAGTTGTGGTGAGTTTGTGGGATGTACAGGATCAGGCGACATCTGAACTGATGAAGCGGTTTTATCAAAAGATGTTGACCCAAAAGCTTAAACCCGCCGCTGCACTTAGAGCCGCACAAATAGAGATGCTTAAAGAAAAACAGTGGAAAGTGCCTTATTATTGGGCTGGGTTTATCCTTCAGGGTGAGTGGAATTAA